From Kineosporia succinea, the proteins below share one genomic window:
- a CDS encoding DUF3054 domain-containing protein: MSSSPTRLDGRALGVAALADVVCVLVFVAVGRNSHEEGITLAGLLTTGWPFWLGVAGGYVGVVAFRLAPASLSGCAMVLVKTLLIGMILRSAVQNDGTPVSFVVVATVFLAVTTAGWRIAARFAALRAASKGPVAVR, encoded by the coding sequence ATGAGCTCATCCCCCACCCGCCTGGACGGTCGTGCCCTGGGCGTCGCCGCCCTCGCCGACGTGGTCTGCGTGCTGGTCTTCGTCGCCGTCGGCCGCAACTCCCACGAGGAGGGCATCACCCTCGCGGGGCTGCTCACCACCGGCTGGCCGTTCTGGCTCGGCGTGGCCGGTGGCTACGTCGGGGTGGTCGCGTTCCGGCTGGCCCCGGCGAGCCTGTCCGGCTGCGCCATGGTGCTGGTGAAAACCCTTCTCATCGGCATGATCCTGCGCAGCGCGGTGCAGAACGACGGCACCCCGGTCTCGTTCGTGGTCGTCGCCACCGTGTTCCTGGCCGTCACCACCGCCGGCTGGCGCATCGCCGCCCGGTTCGCCGCCCTGCGCGCGGCCTCGAAAGGCCC
- the dop gene encoding depupylase/deamidase Dop, which produces MTARRVMGIETEYGVSAPGDPAANAMLMSSQVVNAYAAPLGSRAGRARWDYEDEAPLRDARGWEISRDSAHASQLTDAPEDPGLANVILTNGARLYVDHAHPEYSSPEVMSPRDVVLWDKAGERVMLEAVRRIAANPGLGDVNLYKNNTDNKGASYGTHENYLMRRSTPFADVVKYLTPFFVTRQVFTGAGRVGRGQDGTGTGFQISQRADFFEVEVGLETTLKRPIINTRDEPHASADKYRRLHVIIGDANLCEPATLLKLGTTNLVLAMIEDAAFTRDLSIERPVGTLHDISHDPTLKQQVTLRDGRSMTALELQWLFFEQVSAYVSDRYGDDADEATVEVMHRWESVLSRLGEDPMLCARELDWVAKLRLLEGFRNREGLNWDAHRLQAIDLQYADVRPEKGLYHRLASRGQVERVVTDEEITEAVHEPPHDTRAYFRGRCLARYGEHVAAASWDSVIFDIPGRGALQRVPTLDPSRGTKEHVESLLQRCETAADLVDALAAE; this is translated from the coding sequence GTGACCGCCCGCCGGGTGATGGGAATCGAGACCGAGTACGGGGTCTCCGCCCCGGGCGACCCCGCCGCCAACGCGATGCTGATGTCGTCGCAGGTGGTGAACGCCTATGCGGCGCCGCTGGGCAGCCGCGCCGGGCGGGCCCGCTGGGACTACGAGGACGAGGCGCCGCTGCGCGACGCCCGGGGCTGGGAGATCAGCCGCGACAGCGCGCACGCCAGCCAGCTCACCGACGCCCCCGAAGACCCGGGCCTGGCCAACGTCATCCTCACCAACGGCGCCCGGCTGTACGTCGACCACGCGCACCCGGAGTACTCCTCGCCCGAGGTCATGAGCCCGCGTGACGTGGTGCTGTGGGACAAGGCCGGTGAGCGGGTCATGCTCGAGGCGGTGCGGCGGATCGCGGCCAACCCGGGCCTGGGCGACGTCAACCTCTACAAGAACAACACCGACAACAAGGGCGCCTCCTACGGCACCCACGAGAACTACCTGATGCGCCGGTCCACGCCGTTCGCCGACGTGGTCAAGTACCTCACGCCGTTCTTCGTCACCCGGCAGGTGTTCACGGGCGCGGGCCGGGTCGGGCGCGGGCAGGACGGCACCGGCACCGGCTTCCAGATCTCCCAGCGTGCCGACTTCTTCGAGGTCGAGGTGGGGCTCGAGACCACCCTCAAGCGGCCCATCATCAACACCCGCGACGAGCCGCACGCCAGCGCCGACAAGTACCGCCGCCTCCACGTCATCATCGGCGACGCGAACCTCTGCGAGCCGGCCACGCTGCTCAAGCTCGGCACCACCAACCTGGTGCTGGCGATGATCGAAGACGCGGCGTTCACCCGTGACCTGTCGATCGAGCGCCCCGTCGGCACGCTGCACGACATCTCGCACGACCCCACGCTCAAGCAGCAGGTGACCCTGCGCGACGGCCGCTCGATGACCGCCCTCGAACTGCAGTGGCTGTTCTTCGAGCAGGTCAGCGCCTACGTGTCCGACCGCTACGGTGACGACGCCGACGAGGCCACCGTCGAGGTGATGCACCGCTGGGAGAGCGTGCTCAGCCGTCTCGGCGAAGACCCGATGCTCTGCGCCCGCGAGCTCGACTGGGTGGCGAAACTGCGCCTGCTCGAGGGTTTCCGCAACCGCGAGGGCCTCAACTGGGACGCCCACCGCCTGCAGGCCATCGACCTGCAGTACGCCGACGTGCGCCCGGAGAAGGGCCTGTACCACCGTCTGGCCTCGCGCGGTCAGGTCGAGCGGGTGGTCACCGACGAGGAGATCACCGAGGCCGTGCACGAGCCGCCGCACGACACCCGGGCCTACTTCCGCGGTCGCTGCCTGGCCCGCTACGGCGAGCACGTGGCCGCGGCCAGCTGGGACTCGGTGATCTTCGACATCCCGGGCCGGGGCGCCCTGCAGCGGGTGCCCACGCTCGACCCCTCCCGGGGCACGAAGGAGCACGTCGAGAGTCTTCTGCAACGCTGCGAGACGGCCGCCGATCTGGTGGACGCCCTGGCGGCGGAGTAG
- a CDS encoding ubiquitin-like protein Pup has translation MAGQEQQRPTRRDDEPADDAAPAAPPAGGAAQSTDADVDAILDEIDDVLESNAEEFVKGFVQKGGQ, from the coding sequence ATGGCCGGTCAGGAACAGCAGCGCCCGACCCGACGCGACGACGAGCCGGCCGACGACGCCGCTCCCGCGGCGCCGCCCGCGGGTGGTGCGGCGCAGTCCACCGACGCCGACGTGGACGCGATCCTCGACGAGATCGACGACGTCCTGGAGAGCAACGCCGAGGAGTTCGTCAAGGGCTTCGTGCAGAAGGGCGGCCAGTGA
- the prcB gene encoding proteasome subunit beta — translation MTADPFREGRLPEAFFAPGNSSFTDFLAAHAAHLLPGRSLPTGAAGVAGAAVPELPHATTIVAATFDGGVVMGGDRRATMGNYIAHREMEKVYPADDYSAVGISGTVGPAIEMIRLFQVELEHYEKIEGALMSLEGKANRLATMLRGNLPMAMQGLAVVPLYAGYDLDRNVGRIFSYDISGARYEEHSYHSTGSGSLFAKGSLKKRWRPGLSADETVSVVLESLQDAADDDSATGGSDAGRRIYPVIVVVTAEGYRRLTQDETEAAFRALTERGDAR, via the coding sequence GTGACTGCCGATCCCTTCCGTGAAGGGCGGTTGCCGGAGGCGTTCTTCGCTCCGGGCAACTCCTCGTTCACGGACTTCCTCGCCGCCCACGCCGCCCACCTACTGCCCGGCCGTAGCCTCCCCACCGGAGCTGCCGGAGTCGCCGGAGCCGCCGTGCCCGAGCTGCCGCACGCGACCACGATCGTCGCCGCCACGTTCGACGGCGGGGTCGTCATGGGAGGCGACCGGCGCGCCACGATGGGCAACTACATCGCCCACCGCGAGATGGAAAAGGTCTACCCGGCCGACGACTACTCGGCCGTCGGCATCTCCGGCACCGTCGGGCCCGCCATCGAGATGATCCGGCTCTTCCAGGTCGAGCTGGAGCACTACGAGAAGATCGAGGGCGCCCTGATGTCCCTCGAGGGCAAGGCCAACCGCCTGGCCACCATGCTGCGGGGCAACCTGCCGATGGCCATGCAGGGTCTCGCCGTCGTGCCGCTCTACGCGGGCTACGACCTCGACCGCAACGTCGGGCGCATCTTCTCCTACGACATCAGCGGTGCCCGCTACGAGGAGCACAGCTACCACAGCACCGGCTCCGGGTCGCTGTTCGCCAAGGGCTCGCTCAAGAAGCGCTGGCGTCCGGGCCTGAGTGCCGACGAGACCGTCTCCGTGGTGCTGGAGTCGCTGCAGGACGCGGCCGACGACGACTCCGCCACCGGCGGTTCCGACGCCGGCCGGCGCATCTACCCGGTGATCGTGGTGGTCACCGCCGAGGGCTACCGCCGCCTCACACAAGACGAGACCGAGGCCGCGTTCCGGGCCCTGACCGAGCGGGGTGACGCACGATGA
- the prcA gene encoding proteasome subunit alpha → MSMPFYVPPEQQMKDRADYARRNIARGRPVIVLGYDNGIAFVAENASRSLHKISEIYDRIAFAAAGRYNEFENLRVAGVRYADLRGYSYDRSDVTARGLANAYAQILGNVFTQDSKPMEVELAVAQVGETPETDQIYRLTYDGSVADEQGFVVMGGQADAIATGMQERWRPGLTLSAALTLAVEMLSRDSGNGSGGNGTDTPGGRTLTSDRLEVAVLDRARPRRAFRRLGGQLLEALLAPDDPTTDVPSSDDSRPGKHDTLTGEQAPETPVPPAPAPGDPVSSEPDQQPGHPEGEGA, encoded by the coding sequence ATGAGCATGCCGTTCTACGTCCCGCCCGAGCAGCAGATGAAAGACCGGGCCGACTACGCCCGGCGCAACATCGCCCGCGGCCGCCCGGTCATCGTGCTCGGCTACGACAACGGCATCGCCTTCGTCGCCGAGAACGCCTCGCGCTCGCTGCACAAGATCAGCGAGATCTACGACCGCATCGCCTTCGCCGCGGCCGGGCGCTACAACGAGTTCGAGAACCTGCGGGTGGCCGGCGTGCGCTACGCCGACCTGCGCGGCTACTCCTACGACCGCAGCGACGTCACGGCCCGCGGCCTGGCCAACGCGTACGCCCAGATCCTGGGCAACGTGTTCACCCAGGACTCCAAGCCGATGGAGGTGGAGCTGGCGGTCGCGCAGGTGGGGGAGACCCCCGAGACCGACCAGATCTACCGCCTCACCTACGACGGATCCGTCGCCGACGAGCAGGGTTTCGTGGTGATGGGCGGCCAGGCCGACGCCATCGCCACCGGCATGCAGGAGCGGTGGCGGCCCGGCCTGACCCTGTCGGCGGCGCTCACCCTGGCCGTCGAGATGCTCTCGCGCGACAGCGGTAACGGCAGCGGTGGCAACGGCACCGACACCCCCGGCGGGCGCACACTGACGTCCGACCGGCTCGAGGTGGCGGTGCTCGACCGGGCCCGGCCCCGGCGGGCGTTCCGCCGTCTCGGCGGGCAGCTGCTCGAGGCGCTCCTGGCGCCCGACGACCCCACCACCGACGTCCCCAGCAGCGACGACTCGCGGCCCGGCAAGCACGACACCCTCACCGGCGAGCAGGCTCCCGAGACGCCGGTGCCGCCCGCGCCGGCACCGGGCGACCCGGTGTCCAGCGAGCCCGACCAGCAGCCCGGGCACCCGGAGGGCGAAGGCGCATGA
- the pafA gene encoding Pup--protein ligase, which translates to MDRRIFGLETEYGVTCAFEGQRKLSPDEVARYLFRKVVSWGRSSNVFLRNGARLYLDVGSHPEYATPECDDVRHLVVHDRAGERILEGLLVDAERRLHEEGIQGDVFLFKNNTDSAGNSYGCHENYLVSRHGEFGRMSDILIPFLVTRQILVGAGKVLQTPRGAVFCLSQRADHIWEGVSSATTRSRPIINTRDEPHSDAERYRRLHVIVGDSNMSETTTMLKVGATDLVLRMIEAGVVLRDHTLENPIRAIREISHDLTGRRKVRLANGREATALEIQEEYLARAKDFVESRGLQTDTVKRVLDLWERGLRAISSGDLSLVDRELDWVIKHRLIERYRAKHSLPLSSPRIARIDLAYHDIHRNRGLHYLLMKKGLVERVGADIEVFEATSVPPQTTRAKLRGDFVRRAQERRRDFTVDWVHLKLNDQAQRTVLCKDPFRSVDERVERLIQSM; encoded by the coding sequence ATGGACCGCCGAATCTTCGGGCTGGAGACGGAATACGGGGTCACGTGCGCCTTCGAGGGGCAGCGCAAGCTGTCGCCCGACGAGGTCGCCCGTTACCTCTTCCGCAAGGTCGTCTCCTGGGGCCGCTCCAGCAATGTGTTCCTCCGCAACGGTGCCCGGCTGTACCTCGATGTCGGTTCGCACCCCGAGTACGCCACCCCCGAGTGCGACGACGTCCGCCACCTGGTCGTTCACGACCGCGCGGGTGAGCGCATCCTCGAGGGCCTGCTGGTGGACGCCGAGCGCCGGCTCCACGAGGAGGGCATCCAGGGCGACGTCTTCCTCTTCAAGAACAACACCGACTCGGCCGGCAACTCCTACGGCTGTCACGAGAACTACCTGGTCTCGCGGCACGGCGAGTTCGGCCGGATGTCCGACATCCTGATCCCGTTCCTGGTCACCCGGCAGATCCTGGTCGGGGCGGGCAAGGTGCTGCAGACCCCGCGCGGTGCGGTGTTCTGCCTCTCACAGCGGGCCGACCACATCTGGGAGGGCGTCTCCAGCGCTACCACCCGGTCGCGGCCGATCATCAACACCCGCGACGAACCCCACTCCGACGCCGAGCGTTACCGCCGTCTGCACGTCATCGTCGGCGACTCGAACATGTCCGAGACCACCACGATGCTCAAGGTCGGCGCCACCGACCTGGTGCTGCGCATGATCGAGGCGGGCGTGGTGCTGCGTGACCACACCCTGGAGAACCCGATCCGGGCGATCCGCGAGATCAGTCACGACCTCACCGGCCGGCGCAAGGTGCGCCTGGCCAACGGCCGCGAGGCCACGGCGCTCGAGATCCAGGAGGAGTACCTGGCCCGGGCCAAGGACTTCGTCGAGAGCCGCGGACTCCAGACCGACACCGTGAAGCGGGTTCTCGACCTCTGGGAGCGCGGTCTGCGGGCCATCTCGAGCGGCGACCTGTCGCTGGTCGACCGCGAGCTCGACTGGGTGATCAAGCACCGCCTGATCGAGCGCTACCGGGCCAAGCACAGCCTCCCGCTGAGCTCGCCCCGCATCGCGCGGATCGACCTGGCCTACCACGACATCCACCGCAACCGCGGCCTGCACTACCTGCTCATGAAAAAGGGCCTGGTGGAACGGGTCGGGGCCGACATCGAGGTGTTCGAGGCGACATCGGTGCCGCCGCAGACCACCCGGGCCAAGCTGCGCGGCGACTTCGTGCGGCGGGCCCAGGAACGGCGGCGCGACTTCACGGTCGACTGGGTGCACCTGAAGCTGAACGACCAGGCGCAGCGCACGGTTCTGTGCAAAGACCCGTTCCGGTCGGTCGACGAGCGGGTGGAGCGGCTGATCCAGAGCATGTGA
- a CDS encoding FKBP-type peptidyl-prolyl cis-trans isomerase, with translation MLSRKALLRAGAVLVAAAAVVSGCSSASSGGDAGTSSATTTDIEAIKVSGKFGEAPKVDVPTPYSAEKTTRKIISEGDGEKVEAGQRVGIDYVGINGADGKKFDSSYDNGSTAAFTLDEGSVIKGLVTGLEGAPVGSRVLIAIPPADGYGTSGVTSVGIGPTDTLVFVVDVQSSAEVLKRASGKKVTPKKGLPTVKLDSKTGEPAITLPDSKAGDSLVVQPLIQGSGKKVEKGQNITVNYTGVTWPGGKVFDSTWTKKTTATFPIGRGQVISGWDKGLVGKTVGSQILLVIPPDEGYGAEGKTEAGIKGTDTLVFVVDILDAQDAS, from the coding sequence GTGCTCTCACGCAAAGCCCTCCTGCGGGCCGGCGCGGTTCTCGTAGCCGCTGCGGCCGTGGTCTCCGGCTGCTCCAGTGCCTCCTCCGGCGGCGATGCCGGCACGTCGAGCGCTACGACGACAGACATCGAGGCCATCAAGGTCTCCGGCAAGTTCGGCGAGGCGCCGAAGGTCGATGTACCCACGCCGTACTCCGCCGAGAAGACGACCCGGAAGATCATTTCCGAGGGCGACGGCGAGAAGGTCGAGGCGGGCCAGCGGGTCGGCATCGACTACGTGGGCATCAACGGTGCCGACGGCAAGAAGTTCGACAGCTCGTACGACAACGGGTCCACCGCCGCGTTCACGCTCGACGAGGGCAGCGTCATCAAGGGCCTGGTCACCGGCCTCGAGGGCGCCCCGGTCGGTTCCCGCGTGCTGATCGCGATCCCGCCGGCCGACGGCTACGGCACCTCCGGCGTCACCTCGGTCGGCATCGGCCCGACCGACACGCTGGTCTTCGTGGTCGACGTGCAGAGCTCCGCCGAGGTGCTGAAGCGGGCCTCCGGCAAGAAGGTCACCCCCAAGAAGGGCCTTCCCACGGTCAAGCTCGACTCCAAGACCGGTGAGCCCGCGATCACCCTGCCCGACTCCAAGGCCGGTGACTCGCTCGTCGTGCAGCCCCTGATCCAGGGCAGCGGCAAGAAGGTCGAGAAGGGCCAGAACATCACCGTCAACTACACCGGGGTGACCTGGCCGGGCGGCAAGGTGTTCGACTCCACCTGGACCAAGAAGACCACGGCGACCTTCCCGATCGGCCGCGGCCAGGTCATCAGCGGCTGGGACAAGGGCCTCGTCGGCAAGACCGTCGGCAGCCAGATCCTGCTGGTGATCCCGCCCGACGAGGGCTACGGCGCCGAGGGCAAGACCGAGGCCGGCATCAAGGGCACCGACACGCTCGTCTTCGTCGTCGACATCCTCGACGCGCAGGACGCCTCGTAA
- a CDS encoding FKBP-type peptidyl-prolyl cis-trans isomerase encodes MTERQRPEIDFPEGEPPTALTITDEVVGEGAEAQAGNTVTAHYVGVAYSSGDEFDASWNRGEPLKFRLGVGQVIAGWDQGIAGMRVGGRRRLVIPPELAYGSRGAGGAIGPNETLIFVVDLVDAR; translated from the coding sequence ATGACCGAGCGCCAGCGTCCGGAGATCGACTTCCCCGAAGGGGAGCCGCCCACCGCGCTCACGATCACCGATGAGGTCGTCGGCGAGGGCGCCGAGGCCCAGGCCGGCAACACCGTCACCGCGCACTACGTGGGCGTGGCCTACTCCAGCGGCGACGAGTTCGACGCCTCCTGGAACCGCGGCGAGCCGCTGAAGTTCCGCCTCGGCGTCGGCCAGGTCATCGCGGGCTGGGACCAGGGCATCGCCGGCATGCGCGTCGGTGGCCGCCGTCGTCTGGTGATCCCGCCGGAGCTGGCCTACGGCTCCCGCGGTGCCGGTGGCGCGATCGGCCCGAACGAGACCCTGATCTTCGTCGTCGACCTGGTCGACGCCCGCTGA
- a CDS encoding DUF3866 family protein, which produces MILWREGRVTSERREWDGAVEYEVELEGQTRRALAYPALVGRPSVGQRVLLNVTALQRGLGTGGYALVVAILDTLPADPPAGPGHLVKARYTPLQAMVLGVDEQESQHHAVLEDADDLRGLPVVVADLHSALPAIVAGLRQAAPRARVAYVMTDGGALPAWFSRTVAGLRHAGWLDTCITVGQAFGGDLEAVSVHSGLLAARHVAQVDVAIVSQGPGNLGTGTRWGFSGVQAGEVVNAAATLNGRPIASLRVSGADARERHRGVSHHSLTAYGRVALAPADVVVPDFTTSLPEVPLTLRAGEVPPASAPVPLPGGNPESAAVGDNPPIPLPELARLIDRQVRAIVAPAGRHREVRVGVEGLLEALRESPVGLSTMGRNLAADPAAFLTAAAAGRHAASLLSD; this is translated from the coding sequence GTGATTCTGTGGCGAGAGGGCCGTGTCACGTCCGAACGACGCGAATGGGACGGGGCGGTCGAGTACGAGGTCGAGCTCGAGGGGCAGACCCGGCGCGCGCTGGCCTACCCCGCGCTGGTCGGCCGGCCGAGCGTGGGGCAGCGCGTCCTGCTCAACGTCACCGCCCTGCAGCGGGGTCTCGGCACGGGAGGGTACGCCCTGGTCGTCGCGATTCTCGACACCCTGCCGGCCGATCCCCCGGCCGGCCCGGGTCACCTGGTCAAGGCCCGCTACACGCCGCTGCAGGCGATGGTGCTGGGCGTGGACGAGCAGGAGTCCCAGCACCACGCCGTGCTCGAGGACGCGGACGACCTGCGGGGGCTGCCGGTCGTCGTCGCCGACCTGCACAGCGCGCTGCCCGCGATCGTGGCCGGGCTGCGTCAGGCCGCGCCCCGGGCCCGCGTCGCCTACGTGATGACCGACGGCGGCGCCCTGCCCGCCTGGTTCTCCCGTACCGTCGCCGGTCTGCGGCACGCGGGCTGGCTCGACACCTGCATCACGGTCGGCCAGGCCTTCGGCGGTGACCTCGAGGCGGTCAGCGTGCACTCCGGTCTGCTCGCGGCGAGGCACGTGGCCCAGGTCGACGTGGCGATCGTCAGCCAGGGGCCGGGCAACCTGGGTACCGGCACACGCTGGGGGTTCTCGGGAGTGCAGGCCGGTGAGGTGGTCAACGCCGCCGCCACGCTGAACGGCCGTCCGATTGCCTCGCTGCGGGTCTCCGGCGCCGACGCCCGTGAGCGTCACCGGGGCGTCTCGCACCACTCGCTGACCGCCTACGGCCGGGTCGCGCTCGCGCCCGCCGATGTCGTCGTGCCCGACTTCACCACGTCACTGCCGGAGGTCCCCCTGACCCTTCGGGCTGGGGAGGTGCCCCCAGCGTCGGCACCGGTCCCGCTGCCGGGCGGCAATCCCGAGTCGGCGGCCGTGGGCGACAACCCCCCGATCCCCCTGCCCGAACTCGCCCGCCTGATCGACCGCCAGGTGCGGGCGATCGTGGCCCCGGCCGGCCGGCACCGCGAGGTCCGGGTCGGCGTCGAGGGCCTGCTCGAGGCCCTGAGGGAGAGCCCGGTGGGCCTGTCCACGATGGGACGCAACCTCGCGGCCGACCCGGCGGCCTTCCTGACCGCCGCCGCAGCCGGGCGACACGCGGCGTCCCTGCTGTCAGACTGA
- a CDS encoding helix-turn-helix transcriptional regulator has product MSSRRTERLLNLVICLAATRRWLTKEQIRAAVPQYADCDTAEAFDRMFERDKEDLRDLGIPVATGTDERWFDDEPGYRVDSDAYALPPIELDAQELAVVGLASRVWQQASLAGPAARALTKLTALGVDIDDGTAGLEPRIRTAEPAFGPLYAATRDRQAVTFSYRKPNGELGLRELEPWAVASRNGRWYLIGHDRGRGAARVFRLSRIESDVKRKGRAGAYEIPENLDAQAMIGKHVPPADERVATVLLRAGRGAGLRRLASAVTPSAERAGWDELQIRIGDAGMLAQTIAGHGPDAIAVQPKDLRGEVIRRLKGALASQAESLDDAVRPV; this is encoded by the coding sequence GTGTCCTCGCGGCGTACCGAGCGGCTGCTCAATCTGGTGATCTGCCTCGCGGCTACCCGTCGGTGGCTGACGAAGGAGCAGATCCGGGCTGCTGTGCCCCAGTACGCCGACTGCGACACGGCCGAGGCCTTCGACCGGATGTTCGAGCGCGACAAGGAAGACCTGCGCGATCTCGGCATCCCGGTGGCCACCGGCACCGACGAGCGGTGGTTCGACGACGAGCCGGGCTACCGCGTCGACAGTGACGCCTACGCCCTGCCCCCGATCGAGCTCGACGCCCAGGAGCTGGCCGTGGTCGGTCTCGCCAGCCGGGTGTGGCAGCAGGCCAGCCTGGCCGGCCCGGCGGCGCGCGCCCTGACCAAGCTCACCGCGCTCGGCGTCGACATCGACGACGGCACGGCCGGTCTGGAACCCCGCATCCGCACGGCCGAGCCTGCGTTCGGCCCGCTCTACGCGGCCACCCGCGACCGGCAGGCGGTGACCTTCTCCTACCGCAAGCCCAACGGTGAGCTGGGCCTGCGCGAGCTCGAGCCGTGGGCCGTGGCCAGCCGCAACGGCCGCTGGTACCTGATCGGGCACGACCGCGGCCGGGGGGCGGCCCGGGTGTTCCGGCTGTCGCGGATCGAGAGCGACGTGAAGCGCAAGGGCCGGGCCGGGGCCTACGAGATCCCGGAGAACCTCGACGCCCAGGCCATGATCGGTAAGCATGTTCCCCCGGCCGACGAGCGGGTGGCCACCGTGCTGCTGCGCGCCGGCCGCGGGGCCGGGCTGCGGCGGCTGGCCTCGGCCGTCACCCCGTCCGCGGAGCGCGCCGGGTGGGACGAACTGCAGATCCGGATCGGGGACGCGGGGATGCTCGCCCAGACGATCGCCGGGCACGGGCCGGACGCGATCGCCGTGCAGCCCAAAGACCTGCGGGGCGAGGTGATCCGGCGGCTCAAGGGGGCGCTGGCTTCCCAGGCCGAGAGTCTCGACGACGCGGTGCGCCCGGTATGA
- a CDS encoding helix-turn-helix transcriptional regulator gives MSAVAATARLSRLLTMVPWLLNRPGVELREAARHFKITEPQLVKDLELLFVCGTPGHMPDDLIAAEWDTGRIYLDNAEAIARPLRLDADEAIALIAGLRTLADLPETGEVGERRAVDSALVKLSAAAQDAVAAAGRLDIDLSPGQSGVEDALRTAREALRGHRRLRLQYLVPARDEITERDVDPMQVTSIDGRWYLEAWCHRAEGVRLFRFDRVAGLRVLDVDGTPPAEAVSRAVDDQLFTPSPDDLVVTLEVEPRGRWVAEYYPVEETEELPGGRMRVVMRVASPGWIPGLVLRLGGAGRIVDPPGLAQDVVDTASVALAAYQETALPAQHDPSH, from the coding sequence ATGAGCGCCGTCGCCGCCACCGCGCGCCTGTCGCGGCTGCTGACCATGGTGCCCTGGCTGCTCAACCGGCCCGGGGTGGAGCTGCGGGAGGCCGCCCGGCACTTCAAGATCACCGAGCCGCAGCTGGTGAAAGACCTGGAGCTGCTGTTCGTCTGCGGCACCCCCGGGCACATGCCCGACGACCTGATCGCGGCCGAGTGGGACACCGGCCGGATCTACCTCGACAACGCCGAGGCGATCGCCCGGCCGCTGCGCCTGGACGCCGACGAGGCGATCGCGCTGATCGCCGGGCTGCGCACGCTCGCCGACCTGCCCGAGACGGGGGAGGTGGGCGAGCGCCGGGCGGTGGACTCGGCCCTGGTCAAGCTCTCCGCCGCCGCACAGGACGCGGTGGCCGCCGCCGGGCGCCTGGACATCGACCTCAGCCCGGGCCAGAGCGGCGTGGAAGACGCGCTGCGCACCGCCCGTGAGGCTCTGCGGGGGCACCGCCGCCTGCGCCTGCAGTACCTGGTGCCCGCCCGCGACGAGATCACCGAGCGGGACGTCGACCCGATGCAGGTCACCAGCATCGACGGCCGCTGGTACCTGGAGGCCTGGTGCCACCGGGCCGAGGGGGTGCGGCTCTTCCGCTTCGACCGGGTCGCCGGGCTGCGGGTGCTCGACGTCGACGGCACCCCACCGGCCGAGGCCGTCTCCCGGGCCGTGGACGACCAGCTGTTCACGCCCTCGCCCGACGACCTGGTGGTGACCCTCGAGGTCGAGCCTCGCGGGCGCTGGGTGGCCGAGTACTACCCGGTCGAGGAGACCGAGGAGCTGCCCGGCGGGCGGATGCGTGTGGTGATGCGGGTCGCCTCGCCCGGCTGGATCCCGGGCCTGGTGCTCCGCCTCGGCGGGGCGGGACGCATCGTCGATCCGCCGGGGCTGGCCCAGGACGTGGTCGACACGGCCTCCGTAGCCCTCGCCGCCTACCAGGAGACGGCCCTGCCGGCGCAGCACGACCCGTCACATTGA
- the tatA gene encoding Sec-independent protein translocase subunit TatA, protein MGFLKEPSHIIIVILVVVILFGSRRLPDAARGLGRSMRIFKSEIKQMQDDDKDTSNRRQNSASSVDEEPIEGRVYSPQQQREQPGYQNRNDI, encoded by the coding sequence ATGGGCTTTCTGAAAGAGCCTTCGCACATCATCATCGTCATCCTCGTGGTGGTGATCCTCTTCGGCAGCCGTCGCCTTCCCGACGCCGCGCGCGGCCTGGGTCGCTCGATGCGGATCTTCAAGTCCGAGATCAAGCAGATGCAGGACGACGACAAGGACACCTCGAACCGCCGGCAGAACTCGGCGTCGTCCGTCGACGAGGAGCCGATCGAGGGCCGCGTCTACTCGCCGCAGCAGCAGCGCGAACAGCCCGGCTACCAGAACCGCAACGACATCTGA